A single window of Crassostrea angulata isolate pt1a10 chromosome 8, ASM2561291v2, whole genome shotgun sequence DNA harbors:
- the LOC128159420 gene encoding cilia- and flagella-associated protein 54-like isoform X7, protein MAAILRSAAANVANRGQPSTFYNKDKNNPVFQSLDQEIKKFMGYMRKRNAPGYKKPDEEPSSRASDTLFELWNKYEPKLPKEYYQSKLIEVGDFLVLVKEYSIALWQCYDRYLMHFGNLNVEEITDVEAFKKIFFPGGFESDNAGLTFRALMGKSISMYQMVKAADPKLQNKQSVERCVLILNFLRLVMQVVLPKETLCWLVYNGTVHIYSISRHLMSLGHSARTLEYLLWASMCMETSVPLLAVKYLPWRSTLYTAVCQCYFDCKQSQHAEAFARRGLAKINELSNLENLSSSVETPLSEITFRTATVKMAVMVFKRSVYETRRKPKALLRPKTRANLKEASHLTWPRTPSEKLMADMFEGSAAQFLCILESLTDTNRRILLTAPPASDSEVEILDVYAELFMAGQEILAGGGGHRGSSIKPTSSVHIPALAGIMKDASIMDMASKGEDGCSIEGAIRLVKLAYSFEQWEVFDSLIENVLTYIRILNDNKFSWDEKALELLLAMEKVNPSRRHKRNMTSVVDDVEKDGAQTAETKTAPESQAATSARSFNVSDDLTQVAEVMMTIVNGPFVPSKIEVDMVVDAALFLWSKAKSMFQKHQSGSSENPKYLQKMENPNKWVYILDVVHKVLCWCGISSVDPALTAEVVLRLALVFESSAHMDEGFLRSKLVTQSSKFSPDEESTMTSFRLSSTREGTFALRGSKMSLDEAAQEGSQHHLVSRTSMLSSSMLNVNPRLQLLQAREILELGLKNVSYARQAVALSDGKSIADVSWAKLEEHQTMPPKRAPTNLDLTDAKSITSDLLSLDIQDEVFSPEPQSQRDTNRTEGVKSAEEGEGKQEAPPPEEGGKGSATAVWNTIKDLHLELILMYHRVCLKLASMGPDPADNVPKPFKRKDLSRQESVTESSPAYIEDYKELLGGCKKNYLSKALLYMQKSLLLSTPGITTTEQKGLLQEAVNMIQKGQTEEKRIYMENTNVPEVADGPRKVPPPPILLCRTDTMMVFKPAPFCSEDGQEVAWYRIFARSSSGSNVKVRLNDYYFPGTGEEVPSYRCELRVSGLQPNERYVFAVAAYNSDGQLIGGGVGESSKPVLASHPLPVLMTWGFLSQIAYQVGCYDIARQACDVLWGHFIAKPPAPQTATFTSKSEGAFKVTLMKLNQKIVCVSSPVLLRQFLTSIFISVDMSVKEGELFCDVVCDKGPLLSGQMRRLRECERMLVALELAGWLNEANLALQAVVQCYGLLAPLIFYKIPSVAVVQVLQRCHVVLQEIPAGLRQKRQQSIADSLHHMTACITYSMAKVLRSWGHKQLANNINEAGRRLLALEGEDPKDKKHREKEATDLTEKGALSGGETSADEKTDASDSLPLHALKRKRAKRAGVGAGKEEPEGPANEELKALEAHMLSLSKQAQYEHELSGYEDPSILHAYIAYLPSKLAYREVVKFKRRQRYLEFFVQVAQKALTEGMATQVMDWCEDTSSWLTKRNEQIIGMRQYLGKQPGVVTVSGDDPKRFAAAMVEYTKEKEMTTPRVPGSKIAAAKSSTTKPRRRRQYRPVMVNTTMTDAQRHAQEEAELKAIETFSTYFPDMFRQWHKKRKLRKMTVDELPWRCQLVLLQGMSHFSAFLQRLETRDKVLGTSNMYRTNFLDEEWFGYETAGTLVVGWEGGPAKPVEPRGGKRLEDEEEAELARLHTSRLDPLDLAEHESRPKTTATGIEIAAALATGEIPEQLIEGDSPHLPGSQSQTERTEGTSTQGTSTEGTSQEGSAPPPMYFYPPEQEDTPRTYRSDASNVPVAPKHTQREMDSVIIASREITECLTKTFSHYKKAIILAHRGQHWTLLQNSCRTMWNCAHTALLRAIGPEDGLLSIDNLRAIVWFPMYTASDCLLDMLVHLQSDLEKHAEKAKSKNRKLGDLFETWTGDITEEKGGASLRFETPLDDSSVCDIRFVSRFVLRVLELLFYEQKWEKLVDIAMRFSGLTNDRYAEQVLPILIQAQRQIMALLEELGGEAPPQKHYCELMQRLGGVVTSKEYLHTQLTLVIDPHSLPKIPPGAAIDPIGHGIYTVKDGQKSVSVPLDVPLSLQTLREVLDKSQYTCRALHHSRKLLILYLAGQQNTGEGFLSRQVSRVEFIPTTAKPQPTMPPDISRDEFQDMNDVLTTCMPRSQLGTVISSYEKTIAMLLAKNQRSQAAQAMHELGNLQYHASNIRGAYKWWAESLDHTLRTTDALHTWREMMKDSTDISSDLLKKCGLWGCLLGGVLASNIAQYILTSDLGLRMECCFLSGYFFKALFRTSLPHPRADRDYALYEVGEGCEVTNLVPGLDLLSEKFRCDGRQLIAAIRWVTEELARGKHNLFVLPLLTLNQYLTTFVCRDLQRSVDGRVLKVRVLTDLRLFNEAFITLQRLLHGERLPQTGDSHFRQTESKMSSLKFNTSKPITEPVNLRVLEMVLDKRLSSSLATLYGPHMTCHLSLVQAHLFVSMADTIPVIPKMEDVILADGQKDLKPFTISTISRGGLGSKGVKLSGTGSSGARRSTRSSTDTRKEEGGEEEEEEHHSGHVTKRFTQSKKPLTLELIKGTLLTMADQMVTTIAEVILENAEHDKAGLDALPAAELELVVLCKHQQAAISLQKQHAPMAARIILSALKLLKKSQLFKPRKEAPITKRDETVDVKGRPSSLKGVGPKKDSHTNVKIVHPHNSQFQYQNFQSRSRLDARLWLDCRQALVKCLMMEIRSLGEIKDPETKVLQELADCRQYCIEGLGEAEACGDIEMQAEFFLQGAVLNITEGKSLEHTLSLLQDAIQLLQKIPKLSIPGEQLLTRALVLRTDLEAITREDDTVLFTERTLDQYIEAQNIVLTQLERLGETIEHYYPDQMAQFSAPVSPMKNIYLPQLSQLVQIKLRVGHAIGRNAAKYIRSGCDKDPAQLWTGALGVLMTAKELSQAIITREANLEAEILLNLGKVQRMLVYHGKFPPRKAVETLIEAITTSFNNDHDLGLMRQAYLEIALMCSLYCPV, encoded by the exons TTCCGGGCCCTGATGGGTAAGAGCATCAGTATGTACCAGATGGTGAAGGCGGCCGACCCCAAGCTACAAAACAAGCAGTCGGTGGAGAGGTGTGTCCTCATCCTGAATTTCCTCCGTCTCGTCATGCAGGTGGTGCTCCCCAAGGAGACCCTGTGCTGGCTCGTCTATAATG GTACGGTCCACATCTACAGTATTTCCCGCCATCTGATGTCACTCGGACACTCAGCAAGG ACCCTGGAGTACCTGCTGTGGGCCAGTATGTGCATGGAGACCTCTGTCCCCCTCCTGGCCGTTAAGTACCTCCCCTGGAGGTCCACCCTTTACACCGCTGTCTGTCAGTGCTACTTCGACTGCAAGCAGTCCCAGCATGCGGAG GCCTTTGCAAGAAGAGGGCTCGCCAAGATCAATGAGCTCAGTAACCTAGAGAACCTGAGTAGCTCCGTGGAAACGCCTCTCTCTGAGATCACTTTCAGGACGGCCACAGTCAAG ATGGCTGTCATGGTATTCAAGAGATCTGTGTACGAAACCAGGCGGAAACCGAAGGCTTTACTGAGACCCAAAACTCGAGCCAACCTGAAGGAAGCCTCCCAT CTGACCTGGCCCCGCACACCCTCGGAGAAGTTGATGGCTGACATGTTTGAGGGGAGCGCAGCCCAGTTCCTGTGTATTCTGGAGAGTCTGACGGACACCAACCGCCGGATCCTCCTGACTGCACCCCCCGCCTCCGACTCCGAGGTAGAGATACTGGATGTGTACGCCGAGCTGTTCATGGCGGGACAGGAGATCCTAGCAG GGGGCGGAGGTCACCGGGGGTCATCCATCAAGCCAACCAGTAGTGTCCACATCCCGGCCCTGGCTGGAATAATGAAGGACGCCAGCATCATGGACATGGCCTCCAAAG GTGAAGATGGTTGTTCCATTGAGGGAGCCATCCGTCTGGTGAAGCTGGCCTACAGCTTTGAGCAGTGGGAAGTGTTTGACTCTCTGATCGAGAATGTACTCACTTACATCAGG ATCTTGAATGACAACAAATTCAGCTGGGATGAGAAAGCATTAGAACTTCTGTTGGCCATGGAGAAAGTCAACCCCAGCAGACGTCACAAGCGGAACATGACGTCTGTTGTCGACGATGTAGAGAAAGACGGAGCACAGACTGCGGAAACCAAAACAGCGCCGGAGTCGCAAGCAG ccaCCTCTGCTAGGTCGTTCAATGTAAGCGATGATCTAACACAAGTCGCGGAGGTTATGATGACCATTGTCAACGGACCATTTGTG CCCTCTAAGATTGAGGTAGACATGGTTGTAGATGCCGCACTATTTCTGTGGAGCAAAGCCAAATCCATGTTCCAGAAACACCAGTCCGGTTCATCCGAAAACCCCAAGTACCTCCAGAAGATGGAGAACCCAAACAAG TGGGTCTACATCCTGGACGTGGTACACAAAGTCCTGTGTTGGTGTGGGATCAGCAGCGTGGACCCCGCCCTCACCGCGGAGGTCGTCCTCAGGCTCGCCCTTGTGTTTGAGAGCAGCGCCCACATGGACGAAG GATTTTTGCGATCTAAGTTAGTTACCCAGAGTTCCAAGTTTTCTCCGGACGAGGAGAGCACAATGACGTCTTTCCGTTTGTCCAGCACGCGTG AGGGAACGTTCGCCCTGCGTGGTTCCAAGATGTCCCTTGATGAGGCCGCACAGGAAGGAAGCCAGCACCACCTGGTATCACGCACATCCATGTTATCCTCCTCCATGTTGAATGTCAACCCTCGCTTACAGCTGCTGCAGGCTCGCGAGATCCTGGAACTTGGTCTCAAGAACGTGTCATACGCTCGCCAGGCTGTCGCTCTTAGTGACGGCAAGTCCATCGCTGACGTCAGTTGGGCCAAG TTAGAGGAGCATCAAACGATGCCTCCCAAGAGAGCTCCTACCAACCTGGATCTCACTGATGCTAAGAGCATTACAAGTGACTTGTTAAGTCTG GATATACAGGATGAGGTATTCAGCCCAGAGCCCCAATCCCAGAGGGACACAAACAGGACTGAGGGAGTCAAGTCAGCCGAGGAGGGGGAGGGAAAGCAAGAGGCCCCACCCCCGGAGGAGGGGGGCAAGGGGTCAGCCACTGCGGTGTGGAACACAATCAAGGACCTCCACCTGGAGCTGATCCTGATGTACCATCGCGTCTGTCTCAAGCTGGCCTCCATGGGTCCGGACCCCGCGGATAATGTACCCAAACCGTTCAAGAGGAAGGACCTCTCTAGACAG GAGAGTGTGACGGAGTCGAGCCCGGCCTACATTGAGGACTACAAGGAGTTACTGGGGGGCTGTAAGAAGAACTACCTGTCCAAGGCCCTCCTTTACATGCAGAAATCTCTCCTCCTCAGTACCCCGGGGATCACCACCACAGAGCAGAAAGGCCTGCTGCAG GAGGCGGTCAACATGATCCAGAAAGGTCAGACAGAAGAGAAGAGGATCTACATGGAGAACACGAACGTCCCCGAGGTCGCTGACGGCCCCCGCAAGGTGCCCCCTCCCCCCATACTGCTGTGTCGCACCGACACCATGATGGTCTTTAAGCCCGCCCCCTTCTGCTCTGAGGACGGACAGGAG GTTGCCTGGTATCGGATCTTTGCAAGGTCGTCCTCTGGCAGTAATGTCAAGGTCAGGCTGAACGACTATTACTTCCCCGGGACTGGAGAGGAG GTTCCCAGCTACAGATGTGAACTTCGTGTGTCGGGACTTCAGCCAAACGAGCGTTATGTGTTTGCAGTGGCTGCGTACAACTCAGATGGTCAGCTGATCGGGGGCGGGGTGGGGGAGAGCTCCAAACCTGTCCTAGCCTCCCACCCCCTCCCAGTACTCATGACCTGGGGATTCCTCAGTCAG ATAGCATACCAGGTTGGTTGCTATGACATCGCCCGCCAGGCCTGTGATGTCTTGTGGGGACACTTCATTGCCAAACCCCCGGCTCCACAGACTGCGACCTTCACCTCTAAGTCAGAGGGAGCGTTCAAGGTCACTCTAATGAA GTTGAACCAGAAGATCGTGTGTGTGTCGTCCCCGGTCCTGCTGAGACAGTTTCTGACCAGTATCTTCATCAGCGTGGACATGAGTGTGAAGGAGGGCGAACTGTTCTGTGATGTGGTCTGTGACAAAGGACCCCTCCTGTCTGGACAG ATGAGGCGGCTCCGTGAATGTGAGCGGATGCTGGTGGCCCTGGAGTTGGCTGGGTGGCTGAATGAGGCTAACCTGGCCCTGCAGGCGGTGGTGCAGTGTTACGGACTGCTGGCACCACTCATCTTCTACAAGATCCCCTCAGTGGCAGTGGTCCAG GTGTTACAACGGTGCCATGTGGTGCTACAGGAGATCCCGGCTGGCCTCAGACAGAAGAGACAGCAGAGTATCGCGGACAGTCTCCACCACATGACGGCCTGTATCACATACAGCATGGCCAAG GTACTGAGGTCATGGGGCCACAAACAGCTGGCCAACAACATCAACGAGGCGGGGCGACGCCTACTGGCTCTGGAGGGGGAAGACCCCAAGGACAAGAAACACAGGGAGAAGGAGGCGACCGACCTCACAGAGAAAGGGGCCCTGTCCGGGGGAGAAACCTCGGCCGACGAAAAAACCGACGCCTCAGACTCATTGCCACTGCACGCGCTCAAACGAAAGAGGGCCAAGCGAGCGGGGGTAGGGGCAGGAAAGGAGGAGCCAGAGGGTCCAGCCAATGAGGAGCTGAAGGCTCTGGAGGCTCATATGCTGAGTCTGTCCAAGCAAG CCCAGTATGAACATGAGTTGTCTGGGTACGAGGATCCCAGCATCCTCCACGCCTACATCGCGTACCTGCCCAGTAAACTGGCATATAGAGAGG tgGTCAAGTTCAAGCGTCGTCAGCGGTACCTGGAGTTCTTTGTGCAGGTGGCCCAGAAAGCCCTGACGGAGGGGATGGCGACCCAGGTGATGGACTGGTGTGAGGACACCTCATCGTGGCTCACCAA GAGGAACGAGCAGATCATTGGGATGCGACAGTACCTGGGGAAACAGCCGGGGGTGGTCACCGTATCCGGGGACGACCCCAAGAGATTCGCTGCTGCCATGGTGGAGTACACGAAAGAAAAG GAAATGACAACCCCTCGGGTTCCAGGATCCAAAATAGCTGCTGCCAAATCTAGCACCACCAAACCAAGGCGCCGCCGACAGTACAGG CCTGTGATGGTGAATACCACAATGACGGACGCTCAGCGCCACGCCCAGGAGGAGGCCGAACTCAAGGCCATCGAGACGTTTTCCACCTACTTCCCGGACATGTTTCGGCAGTGGCACAAAAAGAGGAAGCTCAGGAAGATGACCGTCGATGAGTTGCCATGGCGATGCCAG CTGGTGCTGCTCCAAGGAATGAGTCATTTTTCGGCATTCCTACAAAGACTGGAAACTCGGGACAAAGTTCTGGGCACCTCAAACATGTACAG GACAAACTTCCTTGATGAGGAATGGTTTGGGTATGAGACAGCTGGTACCCTTGTTGTTGGTTGGGAAGGAGGACCAGCTAAGCCCGTGGAGCCTCGAGGTGGGAAGAGACTAGAGGATGAGGAGGAGGCAGAGTTAGCCCGCCTCCACACCTCCAGACTGGACCCCCTGGACCTAGCGGAGCACGAGAGCCGCCCGAAAACCACGGCCACCGGGATAGAGATCGCCGCCGCCTTAGCTACAG GAGAGATTCCAGAACAGCTGATTGAAGGAGATTCCCCCCATTTGCCTGGTTCTCAGTCCCAGACTGAGAGGACAGAGGGTACCAGTACCCAGGGTACCAGTACAGAGGGTACCAGCCAAGAGG GCAGTGCTCCCCCTCCCATGTACTTCTACCCCCCGGAGCAGGAGGATACCCCTAGGACCTACCGTTCGGACGCCAGTAACGTCCCTGTGGCCCCCAAACACACCCAGAGGGAGATGGACAGCGTCATCATAGCCTCCCGGGAAATCACAGAGTGTCTGACCAAGACGTTCAGCCATTACAAGAAAGCCATT ATTTTGGCCCACAGAGGTCAGCACTGGACTTTGCTACAGAACTCATGTCGCACCATGTGGAACTGTGCCCACACTGCCCTGCTGCGGGCGATCGGGCCAGAGGACGGACTACTCTCCATAGACAACCTGCGAGCCATTGTCTGGTTCCCGATGTACACCGCCTCCGATTGTCTGTTGGACATGCTGGTCCATCTACAGAGTGACCTAGAGAAACACGCCGAAAAG GCAAAGAGCAAGAACCGTAAGCTGGGAGATTTATTTGAGACGTGGACTGGTGACATCACAGAGGAGAAGGGCGGGGCCAGTCTCAGGTTTGAGACCCCATTGGACGATTCCAGCGTGTGTGACATTCGGTTTGTGTCTCGCTTTGTGCTGCGAGTCTTGGAGCTGTTGTTCTATGAACAGAAGTGGGAGAAGCTGGTGGATATTGCCATGAGGTTCAGTGGACTCACCAA TGACCGTTATGCAGAGCAGGTGCTTCCAATCCTCATCCAGGCCCAGAGACAGATAATGGCCCTGCTGGAAGAGCTGGGGGGAGAGGCACCCCCACAGAAGCACTACTGTGAGCTGATGCAAAGACTGGGGGGAGTGGTCACCTCCAAGGAGTACCTCCACACCCAGCTCACCCTGGTCATCGACCCCCACTCCCTCCCCAAGATACCCCCAGGGGCCGCCATTGATCCCATTGGGCACGGAATTTATACAG TGAAGGACGGTCAGAAGTCGGTGTCCGTCCCACTGGATGTCCCGCTCAGTCTCCAGACTCTGCGGGAAGTCCTGGATAAGTCCCAGTACACCTGTCGGGCCCTCCACCACAGCCGGAAACTCCTGATCCTCTATCTGGCCGGACAGCAGAACA CTGGAGAGGGCTTCCTGAGCCGCCAAGTGTCCAGGGTGGAGTTTATCCCGACCACCGCCAAACCACAGCCCACTATGCCCCCGGACATCAGCCGCGACGAGTTCCAGGACATGAATGATGTCCTAACGACTTGTATGCCCCGGTCACAGTTAGGAACGGTGATCTCATCATATGAGAAAACCATAG CCATGCTGTTGGCCAAGAACCAGAGAAGTCAGGCAGCTCAAGCCATGCATGAACTGGGGAATCTCCAGTACCACGCCTCAAACATCag GGGAGCGTACAAGTGGTGGGCGGAGTCACTGGACCACACCCTCCGCACGACGGACGCCCTGCACACCTGGAGAGAGATGATGAAGGACAGCACAGACATCAGCTCCGACCTCCTGAAGAAGTGTGGGCTGTGGGGATGTCTCCTTGGGGGCGTGCTGGCCTCCAACATAGCACA GTACATATTGACCTCTGACCTGGGACTCCGAATGGAGTGCTGTTTCCTGTCCGGATATTTCTTCAAG GCCCTGTTCCGTACCTCTCTGCCCCACCCCCGGGCGGACAGAGACTATGCCCTGTATGAGGTCGGTGAGGGGTGTGAGGTCACTAATCTGGTTCCTGGGCTTGACTTGCTGTCAGAGAAGTTCCGCTGTGATGGGAGACAGCTCATTGCGGCCATACGCTGGGTGACCGAAGAACTTGCCAGGGGCAAACACAACCTGTTT GTTTTGCCATTGCTGACCTTGAACCAATACTTAACAACCTTCGTGTGTCGTGACCTCCAGAGGTCAGTGGATGGGCGTGTCCTGAAGGTCCGTGTGCTCACTGACCTGCGGCTGTTTAATGAGGCCTTCATCACACTCCAGCGACTTCTCCATGGAGAGAGGCTTCCACAAACTGGCGACAGTCACTTCCGACAGACCGAGTCCAAGATGAGCTCACTCAAGTTCAACACTTCCAAGCCGATCACCGAGCCTGTCAATCTCAGG GTTCTAGAGATGGTCCTGGACAAGCGGTTATCCTCCAGCCTGGCCACCCTGTATGGGCCCCACATGACCTGTCACCTGTCCCTCGTACAGGCCCACCTGTTTGTGTCCATGGCCGACACCATCCCTGTCATCCCCAAAATGGAGGATGTCAT TTTGGCGGATGGACAGAAGGACCTGAAGCCGTTCACCATCAGTACCATCTCCCGCGGGGGACTGGGATCTAAGGGGGTGAAGCTGTCAGGGACCGGTAGTAGCGGGGCGCGGCGGTCCACTCGATCCTCCACAGACACCAGAAAGGAGGAGGGAG GAGAAGAGGAGGAAGAGGAACATCACAGTGGTCATGTGACCAAGCGCTTCACCCAGAGTAAGAAGCCGCTGACCCTGGAGCTGATCAAGGGGACGCTACTCACCATGGCCGACCAGATGGTGACCACTATTGCGGAGGTCATCCTCGAGAACGCCGAGCACGACAAAGCAG GTCTGGATGCTCTCCCGGCGGCAGAGCTGGAGTTGGTCGTTCTGTGTAAACACCAGCAGGCTGCCATCTCTCTACAGAAACAGCACGCTCCAATGGCTGCCCGAATCATCCTGTCAGCCCTCAAACTGCTCAAGAAATCGCAGCTCTTCAAACCCCGCAAGGAAGCCCCTATAACCAAGAG AGATGAAACGGTCGATGTCAAGGGCAG ACCATCCTCTCTGAAAGGAGTGGGGCCCAAGAAGGACTCCCACACCAATGTAAAGATTGTCCACCCACATAACAGTCAGTTCCAGTACCAGAACTTCCAGAGCCGGTCACGCTTGGACGCTCGGCTGTGGTTAGACTGTCGCCAAGCACTCGTCAAGTGTTTGATGATGGAGATCCGAAGTCTGGGAGAGATTAAGG ATCCTGAGACCAAAGTTCTCCAGGAGCTGGCTGACTGCCGCCAGTACTGTATTGAGGGTCTGGGGGAGGCAGAGGCTTGCGGCGACATAGAGATGCAGGCCGAGTTCTTCCTCCAGGGGGCGGTCCTCAACATCACCGAGGGAAAGAGTCTGGAGCACACCCTGTCCTTGCTGCAG GATGCAATTCAGCTGCTACAGAAGATTCCCAAGCTGTCAATCCCCGGGGAGCAGCTTCTGACCCGAGCCCTGGTCCTGAGGACCGACCTGGAGGCCATCACCAGGGAGGATGACACTGTGCTGTTCACAGAACGCACACTCGACCAGTACATAGAGGCTCAGAACATAGTACTCACTCAG TTGGAGCGACTAGGGGAGACCATTGAGCACTACTACCCTGACCAGATGGCTCAGTTCTCTGCCCCTGTGAGTCCCATGAAGAACATCTACCTCCCCCAGCTGTCACAGCTGGTCCAGATCAAACTGAGGGTGGGGCACGCCATCGGTAGGAACGCCGCCAAGTACATCCGCAGCGG GTGTGACAAGGATCCCGCCCAGCTGTGGACCGGAGCCCTGGGGGTGCTGATGACCGCCAAGGAACTCTCCCAGGCCATCATCACCCGAGAGGCCAACCTCGAGGCTGAAATACTGCTCAACCTAG GAAAGGTACAGCGTATGTTGGTATACCATGGGAAGTTCCCACCCAGGAAAGCAGTGGAGACTCTGATAGAGGCCATCACCACCAGCTTTAACAATGACCATGACCTGGG ACTGATGAGACAGGCCTATCTGGAGATTGCCCTCATGTGCAGTTTATATTGCCCTGTTTAA
- the LOC128159424 gene encoding tripartite motif-containing protein 2-like — translation MIDSEQFYQSDVGQPTEPLPSFSPADLVVSEKDPRHKILEDTDEIELFVIPRYMEEEQEVQELIATTTKTYDNLVNENEASRRDWHQEVDEIFNRFNMDINASREEHLTTLRTHQYLLRSLIRSMLKTIKKNRQILNSNRLTDITRYRSKVKEYNDMPNKCQIKIPPLVTKTVKGKELRAEYGQLRTSLTQTYVEQKTVAKASLLDQHAVISASIPTGLKNLCKVACVGTHEAWVNGTDQVLTCVDIFGAVQGTVRTTCTLHPNDISMTRKGELVYTNSYNRTVNIVRHGKSQTFVTTPEGWHPQGICDTASGDFLVSMVMSGFSSYKVVCYDGQTAEVKREIDTDDSGDNIFTGGKYQVFLAENINGDICASDRNSKSVIAIDKIGKVRFRYDGKASGVKKTFTPKQIVTDSAGQVIVADYKNNCLHVLDEGGKFLRLVDNKGLDRPTGLSLDKEGRLWVTLYYTGEVKVIQYRK, via the exons ATGATTGACAG TGAGCAGTTCTACCAATCAGATGTGGGTCAGCCCACCGAGCCCCTCCCCAGCTTCTCCCCGGCCGACCTAGTGGTCAGCGAGAAGGACCCCCGACACAAGATTCTGGAGGACACGGACGAGATCGAGCTGTTTGTGATTCCCCGCTACATGGAGGAGGAACAGGAAGTTCAGGAACTGATCGCAACGACCACCAAAACCTACGACAATCTGGTCAACGAGAACGAGGCTTCGCGCCGAGACTGGCACCAAGAGGTGGACGAAATCTTTAACAGGTTTAACATGGACATCAATGCGTCCCGAGAGGAACACCTAACCACCTTACGAACCCATCAGTATCTGCTTAGGAGTCTGATACGCAGCATGCTGAAGACGATAAAAAAGAACCGACAAATCCTAAACAGCAATCGCCTCACAGACATTACCAGGTACAGATCCAAGGTCAAGGAATATAATGACATGCCAAATAAATGCCAGATCAAAATCCCACCCCTGGTCACCAAGACTGTCAAGGGGAAAGAACTGAGAGCTGAGTACGGTCAGCTCAGGACTTCCTTGACACAGACCTACGTTGAGCAGAAGACAGTGGCCAAGGCTTCCTTGCTGGACCAGCATGCAGTGATATCGGCCAGCATTCCCACGGGGCTCAAGAATCTGTGTAAGGTGGCCTGTGTGGGGACCCACGAAGCCTGGGTCAACGGGACGGACCAGGTCCTGACCTGTGTGGACATATTTGGGGCCGTCCAGGGAACTGTCAGAACCACCTGTACCCTCCACCCCAACGACATCAGCATGACCAGGAAAGGGGAACTAGTCTACACCAATTCCTACAACAGGACGGTGAACATCGTGAGGCACGGGAAGTCACAAACGTTTGTGACTACCCCCGAGGGCTGGCATCCCCAGGGGATCTGTGACACCGCCAGTGGAGACTTCCTGGTCAGCATGGTTATGTCAGGTTTCTCCAGCTACAAAGTGGTCTGCTACGATGGACAGACAGCTGAAGTGAAGCGGGAAATCGACACTGACGACAGCGGGGACAACATCTTCACTGGGGGGAAGTACCAAGTCTTTCTGGCCGAGAACATCAATGGGGACATCTGTGCATCGGACCGGAACTCAAAGTCGGTCATCGCCATCGACAAAATCGGAAAAGTTCGCTTCCGCTATGATGGAAAGGCATCTGGGGTGAAGAAGACATTCACTCCCAAACAGATCGTGACTGACTCGGCTGGCCAAGTGATTGTGGCCGACTACAAGAACAACTGTCTACACGTGCTGGATGAAGGAGGCAAGTTTCTGAGACTGGTGGACAACAAGGGGCTGGACCGCCCCACGGGGCTCAGTCTGGACAAGGAGGGGAGGCTGTGGGTGACCTTGTACTACACAGGGGAGGTCAAGGTCATTCAGTACAGGAAATGA